One genomic window of Megachile rotundata isolate GNS110a chromosome 12, iyMegRotu1, whole genome shotgun sequence includes the following:
- the LOC100880486 gene encoding uncharacterized protein LOC100880486 yields the protein MRTLLLIFAILCVGDSTQKFNDSVIDSKEIFSTKDAFRIKNRELTLKKLQELLKQASSSSNSTGEVTATRQGPCKCTGSVCSCCSRILFDTWKQKACMNVTYDADEFSFTVNIMMNDRVLFTRTVSGKNPKPVCVSIPQLPIIKACVRFYNIYFVGRNIHMCVSMEGVFQQTTVFNLGLDCIRFGVNGVAVVKPEDGGGLTQIQFLPGDNGDRVDYDYDSEDE from the exons ATGCGAACCCTGTTACTCATCTTCGCGATTCTCTGTGTTGGAGACTCCACGCAAAAGTTCAACGATAGTGTCATCGATTCGAAAGAGATTTTCTCGACCAAGGATGCATTCCGGATAAAAAACAGAGAGTTAACCCTGAAGAAGCTGCAGGAGTTGCTGAAGCAAGCTAGTTCCAGCTCAAACTCCACTGGCGAGGTGACCGCGACCAGACAAGGTCCCTGCAAATGCACAGGAAGCGTCTGCAGTTGCTGCTCCAGAATTCTGTTCGACACCTGGAAGCAGAAGGCTTGCATGAACGTGACGTACGATGCGGACGAGTTCAGCTTCACTGTGAACATCATGATGAACGACAGAGTTTTGTTTACTAGAACTGTCTCTG GGAAGAATCCTAAACCAGTGTGCGTGTCGATACCGCAGTTACCGATCATCAAAGCCTGCGTTCGCTTTTATAACATATACTTTGTTGGAAGAAACATTCACATGTGCGTGAGCATGGAGGGAGTCTTTCAGCAGACAACGGTATTTAAT CTTGGATTGGACTGCATTAGATTCGGTGTTAATGGAGTCGCTGTGGTCAAACCTGAGGACGGAGGTGGactcacgcaaatacaatttctACCTGGTGATAACGGTGACAGGGTGGACTATGATTACGACAGTGAGGATGAATGA